Genomic DNA from Taurinivorans muris:
GAAACCCCTCCCGCCCTTGCGGAACAAACACAAAAAAATGATGGCAAACCAAGCCCCGCTGCTCCTGCTTCCGGAGAAAAGCACCTTAAAGAACCAAAACAAACAGTGCAGGACAAACTTCCCGTGCCTTTTATTGCGGACTCTTTAAAAACCCGCACAGTTTTGGAACCAAAGAAAAATGCGAATACTATCGTTTACACGGAACTTATGATGGACGGCAACCGCGTAGGGCTTGTTTTTGAGGGGGATAAACCCATAAAGCCAAAAACATTCCGCCTCGGCAATCCTGACCGTGTCGTAGTCGATATTGAGGGATACTGGATTTTAAAACTTCCTCAGCTTATCAGCAACCGTATGGTGAAAAATATCCGTTCCAGCGCCCAAAGGGATAAGACGAGAATTGTTTTTGATTTGAAAACGCCGGTTTCTTCTTCCTTATTATACAGGATACACAGCAGAAAATACCAATTGGTTTTTAAATAATATGCGTATTCAAAACAAACATTACACAAGCATTTGGCTGACCGATGAAGATGAATTGCAGATTATTGACCAAACCAAACTTCCTTATCAATTTGAAATAGCTACTTTAAAAAGCAATTCCGATGTTTGCCGGGCCATTTCTTCCATGCAGGTCCGAGGTGCCGGTCTTATCGGCGTGACGGCGGGGTACGGAGTCTATCTTATTGCAAAAAATTTTCCGAAACAAAAAAATTGGAAACAGTATATGCGGGAGGAATGTGACAAACTTTTAAAAACCCGGCCTACTGCGAAAAATTTATCCTATGCGTTGGAACAGCAAACAAAAATTTGGCAAAATGCCGCACATGACGAAGCATTGCCGAAGCTAAGGAAAAAAGCGCTGGAACTTGCCCGGGAAGACATTGATTTTTGTAAACGCATCGGCGAACACGGAAAAGAAATCATTGCGAAAATCGCCCAAAGGAAAAACGGGCAGCCGGTCAATATCCTTACCCATTGCAACGCAGGCTGGCTGGCGTTCACGGATTACGGCTCCGCCCTTTCTCCTGTTTACACCGCCTTTAATGAAAATATTCCCGTGCATGTTTTTGTCGATGAAACAAGACCGAGAAACCAAGGCGCAAGCTTAACGGCTTTTGAACTTGCCGAACAGGACGTTCCCCATACCCTCATCGCCGACAATGTGGGCGGACATCTGATGCAGCACGGCATGGTCGACCTTGTGCTTGTCGGTGCCGACAGAGTCACGCGCAGCGGCGATACCGCCAATAAAATCGGAACATACCTCAAGGCGCTTGCCGCCCACGACAACCATGTGCCTTTTTACGTCGCCCTGCCCTCTTCAACCTTTGATTTCTCCCTTTATGACGGAGTGAAAGAAATAGTGATTGAAGAAAGAAATGCGCGGGAAACCGAATATGTCACAGGCTATTACCATAATGCCGATAAGGAAAAACTGATACAGGAAGTAAGAATTTGCCCGGAAAAAACCAAAGGACTCAACTTTGCGTTCGATGTCACCCCCCATACGCTCATCACCGGGCTTATCACGGAACGCGGTATTACGGAAGCTAATGAAAAGGCGATTTCAACCCTTTATCCGGAAGCAAAAAAATTTATTCAATGAAAACGCAAGAGCAAAACAAAATTTTACCTGCTGACGGATATATAAAATTCCAATGCAAGCACACGCACGCAGTATGGAATAGTGAAGCTTTGCCCGTTACCGCAGCGTTCATGGCACGGTTTGAAGAAGCTGACGCTTTTAGAACGGAAGTTTTCGACCAAGGCT
This window encodes:
- a CDS encoding AMIN domain-containing protein codes for the protein MKKNMVYLATGIVFFIFAVCIAYVFTEPTKSQEQQEAALQEQDASRLNTQDTEKAMPSADSLVFNAQNNTAQITTPPAEENTEEENIQKTAETAANPETPPALAEQTQKNDGKPSPAAPASGEKHLKEPKQTVQDKLPVPFIADSLKTRTVLEPKKNANTIVYTELMMDGNRVGLVFEGDKPIKPKTFRLGNPDRVVVDIEGYWILKLPQLISNRMVKNIRSSAQRDKTRIVFDLKTPVSSSLLYRIHSRKYQLVFK
- the mtnA gene encoding S-methyl-5-thioribose-1-phosphate isomerase gives rise to the protein MRIQNKHYTSIWLTDEDELQIIDQTKLPYQFEIATLKSNSDVCRAISSMQVRGAGLIGVTAGYGVYLIAKNFPKQKNWKQYMREECDKLLKTRPTAKNLSYALEQQTKIWQNAAHDEALPKLRKKALELAREDIDFCKRIGEHGKEIIAKIAQRKNGQPVNILTHCNAGWLAFTDYGSALSPVYTAFNENIPVHVFVDETRPRNQGASLTAFELAEQDVPHTLIADNVGGHLMQHGMVDLVLVGADRVTRSGDTANKIGTYLKALAAHDNHVPFYVALPSSTFDFSLYDGVKEIVIEERNARETEYVTGYYHNADKEKLIQEVRICPEKTKGLNFAFDVTPHTLITGLITERGITEANEKAISTLYPEAKKFIQ